From one Flavobacterium kingsejongi genomic stretch:
- a CDS encoding MFS transporter produces MSNLQRGDKKLLNAWAFYDWANSVYSLVIASAIFPIYYAAIFKIKGIEQITVFGTEFKNTALISFVTASAFLMVAIISPFLSGIADYAGNKKSFMKFFCYLGALSCIGLCWFDLERIYLSLSFYFFGLIGFWGSLVFYNSYLPDVAFPEQQDALSAKGYSMGYIGSVVLLLFNLAMVMSPETFHIGGEHPAVTAMQYSFVSVGIWWIVFSQYTYYYLPKGNGGNKVTKDVLFNGFRELKKVWVLLGENVTLKKYLTSFFVYSMAVQTVMLVATYFGEQEIAWENDDHKTMGLIISILVIQLVAVAGAILTSKASDRFGNIKTLIFINCIWVVICICAYFVTLPVHFYITAGFVGLVMGGIQSLSRSTYSKLLPETKDTASFFSFYDVAEKIGIVIGMLIYGLIDQLTGSMRNSIVFLALFFIVGVYLLNKVNKK; encoded by the coding sequence ATGAGCAACTTACAAAGAGGAGATAAAAAACTTTTGAATGCATGGGCATTTTATGATTGGGCCAATTCTGTTTATAGCCTTGTGATCGCTTCAGCCATTTTTCCAATTTACTATGCTGCTATTTTTAAAATTAAAGGCATAGAACAAATTACAGTTTTTGGCACTGAATTTAAAAATACCGCCCTGATCAGTTTTGTAACAGCTTCCGCTTTTTTGATGGTGGCCATCATTTCTCCTTTTTTATCCGGGATTGCCGATTATGCCGGAAATAAAAAGTCATTTATGAAGTTTTTCTGTTACCTGGGTGCGTTATCCTGTATTGGATTGTGCTGGTTTGATCTGGAGCGTATTTATCTGAGCCTTTCCTTTTATTTCTTCGGCCTTATTGGCTTTTGGGGTAGTCTTGTATTTTATAATTCGTATTTGCCCGATGTGGCTTTTCCGGAACAACAGGATGCCTTGAGTGCTAAAGGTTATTCTATGGGATATATCGGTAGTGTCGTGCTATTGCTGTTCAATCTGGCCATGGTGATGTCTCCTGAAACATTCCATATAGGAGGAGAACATCCTGCGGTGACGGCCATGCAATACTCCTTTGTCTCGGTAGGGATCTGGTGGATTGTATTCAGCCAGTATACCTATTACTACCTCCCGAAGGGAAATGGCGGTAATAAAGTTACAAAAGATGTGTTGTTTAATGGTTTTCGCGAACTAAAAAAAGTGTGGGTATTGTTGGGTGAAAACGTAACACTCAAAAAATACCTCACCAGTTTTTTTGTGTACAGTATGGCCGTACAAACGGTAATGCTGGTTGCTACTTATTTTGGGGAACAGGAGATTGCCTGGGAAAATGACGATCACAAAACGATGGGGCTCATCATCAGTATATTGGTCATTCAATTAGTGGCCGTAGCTGGGGCAATCCTGACTTCAAAGGCTTCGGATCGCTTTGGGAATATCAAAACCCTGATTTTTATCAACTGTATTTGGGTGGTGATTTGTATCTGTGCTTATTTTGTCACCCTTCCAGTACACTTTTATATTACTGCCGGTTTTGTAGGATTGGTAATGGGTGGAATACAGTCATTATCCCGTTCGACCTATTCAAAATTATTGCCGGAAACAAAAGATACAGCTTCCTTTTTTAGCTTTTATGATGTTGCTGAGAAAATAGGAATTGTCATTGGAATGTTGATTTATGGCCTGATCGACCAATTAACAGGTAGTATGCGAAATTCAATAGTGTTTTTGGCATTATTTTTCATCGTAGGAGTATATCTGTTAAATAAAGTTAATAAAAAGTAG